One Thermoanaerobacter kivui genomic window, ATATTACTGGCATTATCAAACCACAGCTTATGCGGTACCCCACCGATATGTTCAAATATGTTTTTCAATCCCTGGAATAAACATTCCTGATTTTCTCCCTTGAAAAGCTGTGTATAACCTACATTGCTATAGGGGAATGATAGATTCAAATAAAATCCATGATACAATGTTCCATTCTCATAAAAATCAGCTTCACCAAAATCTACTTGAGCCTCCCCTGGTATATGTTCTAATGGTAAACGGCATGAGTTGTTTTGATACAGCTCTTTTTCTTCATAGCCACATATCCTGCTACAGTGCGATAAGAACAATTAAATTTATCACCATATTTTTCGCACAGCCTATCATAAACCCGTTTGGCAGTATGCCTTTGTTTTCTTCGGGCTTTTTTGTCTTCTTCAAGCCATTGATCTATATCTTCTTTGAAAGGCTCAAGTTTTGGAAATACCTTTTTCGCTTTGGTGTCAGTTGAAGCATTCCAGTCTTCCTGGTAAACATATTTGCGCACCGTTTTCCGGTCAACTTTAAATTTCCTTGCTATTTCACTGATATTTAACCCTTTAAAAAAGAACGCATTTCTGATATCATCTATTTGGGTCATTGTGAGCATCCTCCATTCCTCCCTTGCAGTTAAGAGTTTCCCTAACTACAAGGATAATGGTTTTTATGGGTGCCTGCAATGACCCTTTGCAAATCTGGGGATTTTTGAGTTGCAAAAGTGGGGATTTTTCTTTGCAACTTTGTCCATTTTTATTTTACAATAAACAAGCTAGCGCGGCCCTTGACAGAACCAATAGAAATTATGGAGGTAAAATAAATGGATGGTGTCAATTTTTTGATGGAAAAATTAAATAATTTTCCTGTAATTAAGGTTTCTTTGTTGTTTATACTAGTTGCTCTTGTAGTATTAAGCGGAATAAAAATAGGAGAAATAGTAGGAAAATTTGTATATTATATACTACACTAGATGTTTTAATAGCACAGTTAGTTGGGAAAGCACAGTAATATGGTGAAAGTATATACTTTCACCATATCAGTTTGTTGACAAAGCAAAATTTTAGCCCCTGTTTTCTTAGTACCGAAAGCAGGGGCTGTATATATCTGGATAAAATTTTCTTTAAAACTCCAAATAATGGATATTTTAACTTGGATTCGGCAAGTGAATTTATGAAATACCCAAATAGAGCCATTTGAGGGCTAAATTAAGCGAAAATTTTTTACAAAAAATATATGGAGATTCCCCTTTTTTTGATAAAATTTAAGTGACAAACAAAAACATTAACAGAAAGGAGAATCTCCATAGTATGAGTTTAACACTTAATCTTACAAAAGAAAAGGGGTTTTCAAAATATATTTTGCCAGCAACTTTTGATAATTTTACAGTATCAAACAATGTAACTTTCACCTATATCCAAGCATTTAAAGAAAAAATCGGCTTTAATAAAATTCTTTCAAGCATATTATCCTTTAAAAAAGCACCAAATGCTGTTTTTCAACCAGCCGAGATTATTGACTTTATGATTGATTCTGTAATTCAAGGGAATACCCGCTTTCTTCACATGGACCAACTAAGATATGCTAATGCATACACAGAAATTAAAGGACATAAAGTTCCCAGCGAAAAAGTATGCAGGGACTTAATTAAAGCCATGCCTGAAAGTTCTCTTGAAGAATTAAGACTTATTAACAAGACTTTGCTTTCCTTGCAATCTAAAGGAACGAAACATGAAGTCATTATGAATTTTGATGATACAGTTTGTACTATATTTGGAGAGCAGGAAGGTGCTTCAGTAGGTTATAATCTAAGGTACCATGGTCGACCATCTATCAGGCTATAGTAACGAACATTGAATACATGACACCTGAACAGATATTTCATGAATACAACCAACGCTGCGACATTGAAAACAAAATAGATGAACTAAAAGAAGGATTTGCTTTTTCAAAAAACAGTCAAAGAAACAAATTTTGCAACGAAATATTTTTGCTTATCAAAATGATCGCTTACAATCTCCACAATTGGTTCAAAAGGACTATCTTGCCAGAGTTTATGAGTCATCATGAGATAACCACAATAAGGCGAATATTATATAATGTACCTGGTAATCTTGTTGGGAAAGGACGTTATAGGCATATACGTTATCCTAATAATCCATTTCTTAAAACTGTGATAACATATATACGAAAAGCACTAATGGTATTTTTTAAAGGCAAAAAACATTTTTCTCAAATTATCACAACCTGATTAAAAAATTTTCTCACTTTCTGAGAACATTACAGCTAAGATATATTAATATCTGTTATTGATAATTTGGATTAATTGACGTATAATAGAGTAGAATGAAAGTAGTGAGAACTACTACTCTCATAAACTGATTTCATTTTGTGCCTGGTAAACTGCTTCTTTGGTAAGAATAGGGGGTTAATTTAAAATGTCAGAAAAACATGATTTATATTTTCAACCTGAACCTGGCTTTACCGCGGAAGAGGCTTATGAAGAGGCTTCTCGCTGTTTGAATTGTAAAATTCCTTCCTGTCAGAGAGCCTGCCCTTTAAAAGTAGATATCCCAGGCTTTATTAATGCCATTAAGGAAAAAGATCTGGAAACGGCTATGATGATTATTAGAGATCGTCATCCCTTGCCCGCTATGTGTGGTTATGCCTGCCCCAGCAGTAAATTTTGTGAAGGGCATTGTGCTTTGGCTAAAAAAGGCAAGCCTATTGCAATAGCCAAGCTAAAACGTTTTGTAGCTGATTGGGAATATGCTAACAGTATCAACGCTCAAAGATGGGCAAAACCTAGAGATGTTGCTGTTGTAGGAGGTGGACCGGCTGGAATCACTGCTGCCTATGAACTTTTGAAACTGGGGCATAGAGTGACCATTTTAGAAGCTAGTAATTTATTAGGAGGACTTTTAAGAAAGGCTTTGCCTGATTTTCGTTTGCCCAGGGAATTGGTGGATATTGAAGTTCAGAGGATAAAAAGATTTGGGGTTAGAGTAGAGACAGGAGAGATTTTGGGCAAAAACATCACCTTAAAAGATTTAAAACGTGTTTATGATGCAATTTTAATTGCCGGCGCCCCATATAAATCTAAAAAGTTAAATATTCCTGGAGAAGAACTACCTCAGGTATATTCCGGTATAGAATTTTTGATAAAACTTAAAAGTCTTCAATTGGATGAAGTGGATAAAATAAAGGTTGGTGAAAAGGTAGTTGTCATCGGTGGCGGGAATGTTAGTATAGACGTTGCGAGGTCATGTTTGCGCTTAGGAGCTAAGGAAGTGATAATTATTTATCGTAAAGGACCTGAAGAAATGCCTGCCTTAAAAAAAGAGGTAGATAAAGCTTTAGAAGAAGGAGCGAAAATCGTTTACTGGAGTACTCCGATTGAGATTAAAGGAGAGAATGGAAGGGTAACAGCAATAAACATTCAAAACCCTAATGGACAAGAAACTCTCCCGGTGGACGAAGTTTATGTAACTATTGGATACACCCCTAACCCTGAAAGCTTTAAAATTCCTGAATTAAAGCTGACAGAAAAAGGCTTAGTTGAAATAGATCCAAACACTTGTGAAACCTCCATCGAAGGGGTTTTTGCAGCTGGAGATGTAGCCTATGGTCCTTCCACTATTGCTGAGGCTATGGCTAGTGGCAAAAAGGCTGCTTGGGGTATCCATAAATATTTATCCCGAAAATAAAACACTAACAAAAAAGACAAAAAACAACAACTACTCCTAATGCCTCTAGCTTTTTGATGGACTGTTTCACAATTGCTTCTTTCTTGCGTTCTTCATAATAGGTTATTCCTAAGTCGCTATATGTTTCTTTTCGCTTCAATAAATAATGCACAATTGTAAGAATGCTATGGGCAACAGCAACTGCAGCGCGATTGGCTCCTCGCTGGGCAGCTATACGGTGATACTGCGCTGATAAATATGTATCTTTCGTGTGAGCAGCAGCTCTTGCAGCTTCTACTAACACAGACCGTAATTTTTCGTTCCCTTTTCGTGTTCTACCCGATTTTCTTTTCCCTACACTTTCATTTTACCTGGAGCTACCCCCGCCCAGGAGCAAAGATGAGCTGCAGAAGGAAATTGCTCCATGTCAAGTACCAATCTCAGCTATAATGTGTTTAGCTGTGCGTCTGCCCACTCCTGGAATAGTGTCTAAACGCTCCAGGTCCTCCTCAAAAGGGAGCATTCGCCTCTTTATCTCTTCATCCAATAAGGCTATTTGTTCATCGAGAAAATCTATATGTGCCAGCTGTGTCTTTAACATTAATCTTTGATGTGGCCCTATTAAACCATTTAAAGCTTTCTTTAGTTCTTCTTTCTTATTCTTTAATCGTTTCTGAGCCAATTCGGATAAAATGGCAGGATCTTCTTCTCCATTAATTATAGCTTCAATCATCGCACGTGATGATTTCCCCAGTATATCTGTAGTTACAGAAGCAAGTTTAATATTTGCTCCCTCTAATACTTTTTGCATCCGGTTTATTTCTCTGGCACGTTCTTCTATTAAGCTCCGTCGATATCTTATTAATTCCCGCAATTCCCTCTGCTCTCTTGAAGGTATATAACTGCCCTGCAGTAAACCATGCTGCAATAGCCCTGCAATTCACTCTGTCAATGGTAATGTAATATTTTATAGGCCCCTTTTTCATATACACCTTTATGAAAAACAAATGCAAATTCATTCCTTAATTTCTTCTATGAAGTTAGTCACAATATCAATATATTCGTTAACTAACTCTATAAGGGTTTTTATAATTGTCAAAAATTATTTTGTGGTTTATATCTTCATACTGGTGAACAATTCTATTTCTTACACCAGTAAAAGAGGCAAGCTGTTTTGAAACTTTGTTAGGTAAAATCTTTTTATCCCCAAGTATTATAAAAGATTCATAATAACTTTTAGGAGGTCTTAACCCTTTGTATTCTATAATTAAAGAATTTATATCCATGCAGGTTTCTATTATAAGCTGTACCAGTCTTTCACCAGTATAATAAATGAAGTAATTGCTTTTTATTGATAAATCGAGTTTAAGTTATAAATAGTTTTTGATATAGTTTTAAAATACGTTTGTTATGCGAGGGGAAGTACATGTTTTATGAGATAGATGGCATTTTTTACGACAAAGAAAAATTAAATGAATTTGTTAACAAATATAATCCATCATTAATCTTGATATTTGGCTCCTATGCAAGAGGAAGAGTACATGAATTGAGCGATTTAGATATTGGAATAAAATTTGATAAAAACATAGAAATGGCTTTGTATAGCTCAATATTAAAAGAGCTTGTAGAAATTTTCAATAGAGAGGATATTGATGTTGTAATTTTAAACTATGCTGATCCACTTTTGCGTTTTGAAATTATAAGTAGTTGCAAAGTGTTGTATCAGGCTTATCCTGAAGCATACCTAGATTTTTATTTGTATTCTGTCAAAGGTTATGATGATGTGAAAAGATTAAGAAAATTGGAAGAAAATTATTTAAAAAAGGGGATAAAAAATGAATTACAAAGATGTCATCCGCCGCAAATTAATAAGCCTCTCTAATTATGTAAAACAACTTCTGCCAATAACTGAATATACTTATGAGGAATACATAAAAGCCTTAATATTTCAAGTCCCATACCTTCTAAATTGCTCTTTGTACCGCTTCCAAAAAGTACGCTAAAAGGATTTGGCGTTGTATAATATTTTAACACAGGTTTGTCTTTTATGCCTGCCTCTTCCGCAGCAATATCTACTGCATCATAAAAATCTCCCAGTTTATCCACAAGACCAATTTTAAGGGCCTGCCTTCCTGTAAATATTCTTCCATCTGCTAATTCTTTTACTTTATCTATAGGCATTTTTCTTCCTTAAGACACAATCTCTAAAAACTGTTGAAAAGTGTCGTCTATTATCCCCTGCAATATTTTCTTTTCTTCAGGAGTCAAATCCCTTGTAGGAGAACCCATGTCTTTGTGAACGCCACTTTTTATAGTCACTTCTTTTAACCCCAATTTGTCGTAAAGCTCTTTATAATTGGTATACTGCATAATAACACCAATGCTTCCTGTTATTATAGCAGGGTTTGCCACTATTATGTCTCCTGCACATGCTGCCATATATCCCCCTGAAGCTGCAGTATCTCCCATTGAAACTATGACTTTTTTACCGGTTTCTTTTAATTTTTTAATCTCTTTGTAAATTTCTATTGATTTTGCAGCAGAACCACCTGGACTGTTTATTTTAATTATAACGGCTTTGACAGTGTTATCTTCTTGAGCTTTCCTTATCTGTTCAACTGGGTCATTTAAATTTTGCGGTATTCCCAATAAATTTGTTGTCTCTCCAATAATACCTTCAATTGTTATAACGCCTATTGTGTTGGAAGTCAATGGCACATTTTTGTTCTCTTGAGGCATTGTAAGAAAAATAGAGGCAATAGAAGTACCGATTATCAAGACAATCACAATTAGTCCTATTAAGGCTTTTTTACTCATTTTTTCTCCTCCCTCATTCTCCTTTATATAATCTCTCCACAAAGCTTTTTGCCATTAAATACACCACAATATTTAATGCGATAAACAAACCCTCTATTACCGAAGCAATTATCACTTTAGCATTAGCAAAGCCAAACTTTTCAAATAGCCCAATAATCGCAAACATACAACCTATCAAAAAAATCGTAACAATCATGCAAAAGCACATTTAAATTTCCCTTCATAGCCTTTTGAGGATTCTCCCATTCAAAGGAAGGCTTCATGGCGTCTATCAAAAGGCTTAGTATATTTACTGCGGAAATGCCTATAAGCATTAAAACAATCAGTATTACCATACTTAAAAGGTGTATTTTAAAAAGATACCAGCCCAATACATATATAGGAAGTATAATCACTATTGTAATAATTATACCAAAAATCCATTTTGCTTTTAACTGTAGTGCCGGCTCAACTGGCATCAACTTTGATATGTAAAACATTTTTCCTTCCCTTGAAAAGGAAGTAGATGAAAGGCTATTGCTTCCTGCTACAAAAAGCGAAAAAGCAAGTCCTATCATTGAAACCCAAAACCAGCCGTTAGGAGCTGACGTATAATTTGTGATATTTTCAAGTCCAATTTTTGTATTTTCTATAAAAGAAACAATGAATATAAAAGGAATTATTATAGCAACTGGCAGTACATTCATAGCATACACAGGTACTCTTGTAAAAAGCTTTCATTCTCTTAAAGGCAAAGCCTTTAATACGCTTGACTTTACTATACTCTTTTCAAGGAATATTTTCTTTCTTTTCGCTTCAACTTCCTGTCCTGAAATTACCGCTTTAAAATACATTTTTTGAGCAGAAACAACTAAAATACCTGTAAACAGTGCTGATACGGCAATAAACATCAAAAGATTCAAAAATCCTGACATAGTATTGTAGTCAGTCATAGAAACAGCTTCCCATAGAGCAGGAGGAAAACTTCTGGATATCATCTTTGCAATATTAACATTTTGCAAAATAAAACTGTCTATTGCCTGCTGTCCGCCATTCTGTGGCATTCTATTTATGACAAATTGTATCCCAAAGGAGAAAATTAACGCAAAAACACTCACTATAACTGTATATAAGTCCTTTTTCTTTCTTAAATTCACAAACCTCATCATTAAAACAGAGACAATTGCCGCAAGCGAAAGAGGTATTACAGGTG contains:
- a CDS encoding NAD(P)-dependent oxidoreductase, producing MSEKHDLYFQPEPGFTAEEAYEEASRCLNCKIPSCQRACPLKVDIPGFINAIKEKDLETAMMIIRDRHPLPAMCGYACPSSKFCEGHCALAKKGKPIAIAKLKRFVADWEYANSINAQRWAKPRDVAVVGGGPAGITAAYELLKLGHRVTILEASNLLGGLLRKALPDFRLPRELVDIEVQRIKRFGVRVETGEILGKNITLKDLKRVYDAILIAGAPYKSKKLNIPGEELPQVYSGIEFLIKLKSLQLDEVDKIKVGEKVVVIGGGNVSIDVARSCLRLGAKEVIIIYRKGPEEMPALKKEVDKALEEGAKIVYWSTPIEIKGENGRVTAINIQNPNGQETLPVDEVYVTIGYTPNPESFKIPELKLTEKGLVEIDPNTCETSIEGVFAAGDVAYGPSTIAEAMASGKKAAWGIHKYLSRK
- the hepT gene encoding type VII toxin-antitoxin system HepT family RNase toxin, which translates into the protein MKSNYFIYYTGERLVQLIIETCMDINSLIIEYKGLRPPKSYYESFIILGDKKILPNKVSKQLASFTGVRNRIVHQYEDINHKIIFDNYKNPYRVS
- the mntA gene encoding type VII toxin-antitoxin system MntA family adenylyltransferase antitoxin; its protein translation is MFYEIDGIFYDKEKLNEFVNKYNPSLILIFGSYARGRVHELSDLDIGIKFDKNIEMALYSSILKELVEIFNREDIDVVILNYADPLLRFEIISSCKVLYQAYPEAYLDFYLYSVKGYDDVKRLRKLEENYLKKGIKNELQRCHPPQINKPL
- a CDS encoding putative ABC transporter permease subunit, which produces MNVLPVAIIIPFIFIVSFIENTKIGLENITNYTSAPNGWFWVSMIGLAFSLFVAGSNSLSSTSFSREGKMFYISKLMPVEPALQLKAKWIFGIIITIVIILPIYVLGWYLFKIHLLSMVILIVLMLIGISAVNILSLLIDAMKPSFEWENPQKAMKGNLNVLLHDCYDFFDRLYVCDYWAI